The following nucleotide sequence is from Saccharothrix texasensis.
CGCCGACGCCGAGCCGGTCTTCACGTCGAGCAGCTCGCCGTTGCCCCGGCTGGGCGAGCGCTTCACCTCGCCCGTGGGCGCCAGGTCGGCCCGGACGTCCTCCGCCGGGAAGTAGTACGTGGGGTAGTACGGCTTCTCCCACACCAACACCGGTCGTGTGGTGTCCACGACCAGTTCGCCCGCCAGGTAGGCCCGGACCCGCTTGGTCCCGGTCTCCACCCGCACGCGTCCGCGTTCCGCAGCACTCATGATTCCGAAAGTACGCCCGAGCGCGGCACGCCGGGAGGCGACCCGTTTCTCCGGTGTTGCCGAACGTCCCGCGGTGTCGCCCGACCCGGGTCGTGGACCCGGCGCGACCGTCGAACCCGTTGCGCCGGGCGGCCGAGCGCCGGTTCGCCCGCTCGCCGGCGGTGCGGCCGGCTAGGCTCGGCCGGTGCTCGAGGTGGTGGACAACGGGTCGGCGCCGCGTCTGGTCGTCTTCGACCTGGACGGGACGCTCTACCCGCGCGAGCTGTACACCGGGCTGGTGCTGGACGTGATCGGCGCGATGTTCGTGGAGTTGCGGGGTGAGCCGCCCGACCGCGCCGCGCGCGAGGTGGCGGAGCTGCGCGAGCTGATGCGCACCGACTGGTCGCGCACCTCGGCCACCGCGTTCGTCCTCGCCCACGGCGTCGGCGTGGACCAGTGGCGCGAGTACCGCGACGCGCACCTGTCGATCGCGGACGGCGTCCGGCCCGACGAGCGGGTGGTGCGCGAGCTGGCGCGGCTGCGCGCGGTGGTGCCCATCGCGTTGCTCACCAACAACACCACCGGCGCGGCGGAGGCGATCCTCGACCGGATCGGGGTCGGCGCGCGCGGCTTCACCGCCGTGGTGAGCGCGGACGACGTGGGAGGCAGGCCGAAGCCCGACCCCGGCGCGTTCCGCGTGGTGCTGGAGCGGTTCGGCGTCGACGCCCGCCACGCGTGGGGCGTGGGCGACCGCTACGACATCGACATCAAGCCGCTGCGCGAGCTGGGAGGGGCGGGGATCGCGGTCGACGGACCGGCCGACCTGCCGGCGGCGGTCGACCACCTCGTCGGGCTCCTCTCCTCGGGGTGAGTCCTAAGGCGACACCGCCCCCAGTCGCGAGGTCTGCTCGGCGCGGGCCGCGCCGATCGACGCCGCCAGGTCACGGGTCTCCGGGTCCGCGCCGCTGTCCTGCTCGCCGCGGGCCAGCAGCGCCGACTGATCCAGGTGCTCGCGCAGCTTCGCGGGCAGGCCGGTCGGGTCCAGGCGCAGGCCCGCCAGGTCCACCTCCGACACCAGGCCGGGCATCTGGTGCCCGGCGTGCGGGTTCTCGTCCGACAGCCCGGCCCGCGCGCGCAACCGCTTGAGCTGGACCAGTTCCTCCTCGTGCGACACCTTCAGCTCCGCCGCGAGGGGCGCGAGCCCGGGTGGCGCGAGGGCGAGCGCGGGCAGCAGCTGCTCGTTCATCGGGATCATCAGCTGGATCCACGCGGTGTCGGTGGCGTTGAACGGGGACGCCTCCGCCGGTGGCGCCGGGGTCGGAGCCGGCGCGCACGCGGCCAGGATCAGCAGCGCGGCACCCCAGAGCACCCGAAGGCGCCCCGGGGTGGACGGGATCGTCGTCACCGCGGCAGCCGGTAGTCAGGCCCGAGGGCGGCGCCCCGTTGCGGCTTGTACTGGTCGTACCCGCGCGGGTCGCACTGCAGGCCGCCGTTGACGCAGTGGCTGACCAGCGCCTGCAACGTGGGCGCGTCCCACGCGTTCATGAAGTCGTAGTGCCAGGTGTAGCCGCGCCCGCTGGCCAGCCGCACGCGCGACATGTCGCCCGACACCGGGAACGCGATCTTGAACTCCAGCATCGGCACGGGCACCGGGTGCGTGGACGGGCACACCAGGGTCGCCCGGTCCGGGTACGCCATGTGCGACTTGTGGTCCGCCGAGTCGAGGTCGCGCCCGTTCCAGCAGCTCGGCGCCTGGTAGCGGACGTTGAGCTGGGTGCCCGGCGGGCAGTAGGACGGGAAGTCCCAGTTGTGGGAGCTGTTGCCGCACTCCCAGCCCTCGACCGCGCCGGGCGCGGTGCGGAACTGGTCCTGCGTCGCGGTGGGGCTGCCCACCACGAACCGGATCCCGGCCGGGAACGACCGGACCTCCTGGTACTTCAGGATGCCGGACTTGTAGTAGATGACCTGCGGGAAGTCGGGCACGATCAACTGGTCGCCGTTGTAGAGCGACGGGAACCAGTACGCCGACTTGTCGTCCGGGGTCTTGCAGTTGGTCTGCCCGGTCTTCAGCGACGCGTTGGTGCTGCTCGCGTTGGTGGAGTTGTTGCCCAGGAACGTGTGCATGTGCGACGCGCCGGGCAACCCGGGGAAGACGATCGGGTCGTCCGGCCGGTGCACCGTGACCGAGCAGTTGGCCTGGAACTCGTGGTGCGTGACCAGCTCATCGGCCTGGGCCGGTTGGGTGACGACCGCCAGGACGCTCGTCAGTAGGCCGACCGCAGCGGTCGCGGCCAGCGCGCGGAGTTTTCGGGACACCTTTGTCCTCCTGCCGACGTGGGGAACGTGGCTGGGAGAGCGCTCTCCCAAATGAGGTTGCCCGCCCGTGACCGAGGTGTCAAGAGGGCGGTCATTGACAGATCCGTAGTCGGTTCGTAACACTTCGAGCCGGGTTGAGAGAGCGCTCTCCCGCACCTCGATCCGACAATCCCGGCAGGAGACGCCATGTACCGCCTCCGATCCGCCAGCAGAGTGCTCGCCACGCTGCTGGGGTCCGCGCTGCTCGTGGGACTCGCAGTCGTCCCCGGCACCGCGAACGCCGCACCCGTGCTGCTCTCCCAGGGCAAGCCGGCCACGGCGTCCTCGACCGAAGGCGCGGGCACGCCCGCGTCGGCGGCCGTGGACGGCAACGCCGGCACCCGGTGGGCCAGCGCGTGGAGCGACCCGCAGTGGCTGCGGGTGGACCTCGGCGCCACCTCGGCCCTCAGCCGCGTCGAGCTGGACTGGGAGGCCGCGTACGCGACCTCGTTCCAGGTCCAGGTCTCCGACGACGGCGCCACCTGGACCCCGGTCCACACCACGACCGCCGGCACCGGCGGCAAGCAGGGATTCACCGTCACCGGCTCCGGCCGGTACGTCCGCGTGCACGGCACCCAGCGCGCCAACGGCTACGGCTACTCGCTGTGGGAGTTCCGCGTCTACGGCACCCAGGGCGACACTCCCCCGCCCGGCACGGGCGTGCACGTCACCGGCTCCCAGGGCAACTGGCAGCTCATGGTGGACGGCCGGCCGTGGACGGTGAAGGGCCTCACCTGGGGCCCGCCGGCGGCGGACGCGGCCCGGTACATGCCGGAGCTGAAGTCCATGGGCGTCAACACGTTGCGCACCTGGGGCACCGACGCCACCACCAAGCCGCTGCTGGACGCCTCGGCGGCCAACGGCATCAAGGTGATGGCCGGGTTCTGGTTGCAACCGGGCGGCGGCCCCGGCTCGGGCGGCTGCGTCAACTACGTCACCGACGCCACCTACAAGAACGACATGATGACCACGATCAAGCAGTGGGTCACCACCTACAAGGACCACCCCGGCGTGCTCATGTGGAACGTCGGCAACGAGTCCATCCTCGGCCTGCAGAACTGCTACTCCGGCGCCGAGCTGGAGAACCAGCGCGTCGCGTACGCCAAGTACGTCAACGAGGCCGCGCGCGCCATCCACGCCATCGACACCAACCACCCGGTCACCAACACCGACGCGTGGACCGGCGCCTGGACCTACCTCAAGGCGCACGCGCCCGACCTCGACCTGTACTCGGTGAACTCCTACGGCAACGTGTGCCAGGTCCGGCAGGACTGGGTCAACGGCGGCCACACCAAGCCCTACATCCTCACCGAGGCCGGTCCGGCCGGCGAGTGGGAGGTGCCCAACGACGTCAACGGCGTGCCGAGCGAGCCGACGGACGTGCAGAAGCGGGACGGCTACACGCGGGCGTGGGAGTGCATCACCGGCCACACCGGCGTGTCGTTCGGTGGCACGCTGTTCCACTACGGCACGGAGTACGACTTCGGCGCGGTGTGGTTCAACCTGACCCCGGCGGGCAAGAAGCGGCTCTCGTTCTACGCGGTGCAGCGGGCGTTCGGCGGCGCGACGCCCGCCAACACCCCGCCGGTGATCAGCGCGATGAACCTGCCCACCAGCGTCGCGGCGGGCGCGCAGCTGACCATCGACGTGGCCGCGAGCGACCCGAACGGCGACGCGATCGCCTGGTCGGCGGCGTTCAACAGCAAGTACATCGACAACAGCGGCGGCCTGGGCTTCACGCCCGTGCAGGTCGACGGCAACCGGCTCACCGTCACCGCGCCCGACCGGCTCGGGGTGTGGAAGGTGTACGTGATGGCCGAGGACGGCCGGGGCAACATCGGCATCGAGACGAAGTCGGTGCGGGTCGTCGCGCCGCAGCCGGCGGGCGTGAACGTGGCCCGGGGCAAGGCGGCCACGGCCTCGTCCTACCAGCAGGTGGGCGACGGCGCGCCGTTCCCGCCATCGAACGCGGTGGACGGCAACGCGGGCACCCGCTGGGCCACCGACTGGTCCGACCCGCAGTGGCTGCGGGTCGACCTGGGCGCGGTGACCACGTTCCAGCACGTGCAGCTGGTGTGGGAGGGCGCGTACGGCCGGGCGTACGAGATCCAGGTGTCCGACGACGGCACGACCTGGCGCTCGGTGTACGGCACGACGACCGGCAACGGGGGCGTCGACTCGATCGACGTCACCGCGACCGGCCGGTACGTGCGGCTGCACGCCACGCAGCGCGGCACCGGGTGGGGTTACTCGCTCTACGAGCTCGGCGTCTACCGGCGCTGACGGGGAAGGGCGGAGGGCCGGCGGGAGCACGTCCCCCGGCCCTTCCGCCGTCGGCTCGTGCGCCGACACCCGCCGGCAACGCCACGGGCTCGAAGCGGGCACGCTCCCCTCCCCCTCAGCCGACAAGCCGCACACCGGCACCGGCACCGGCACCGGCACCGGCACCGATGTACAGACAGACGCACAGACAGACGCAGACGGGCAAGACCGAAGGGCCGGAGGGCTCACGTCCCCCGGCCCTTCGGCCGTCGCGCCACCGGGTGCGGCCACTCCGGTGACGGTGCGCGGCTGAAGGGCGTGCCGCGGGAGTCCCGCCGCACGCCCCCCAGCCGCCCGATCAGCTGCCGCGGACGCGGCGAATCGTGTCCCGGTACCACAGCGCGCTGCTCTTCAGGGTGCGGACCTGGGTGTCGTAGTCCACGTGCACCAGGCCGAACCGCTTGTCGTAGCCGTAGGACCACTCGAAGTTGTCCATCAGGGACCACGCGAAGTAGCCGCGCACGTCCGCGCCCGCCGTCCGCGCCTTGGCCACGGCCGCGATGTGCGAGTCCAGGTACGCGGTGCGGTCGTCGTCCCGCACGAACCCGGACTCGTCGGCCTCGTCGTCGAACGCCGCACCGTTCTCCGTGATGACCATCGGCACGCCGGGGTAGTCCTCGCCGATCTGCACCAGCAGGTTGGTGAAGCCCTCGGGGACGATCTCCCAGTCCATCGCGGTGACCGGGCGGCCGTAGCGGACCTCCCGGCAGACCGGCACGCCGTCGGCGTCCTCGGTGTTGCCCGCCTCGTCCACGCCGGAGAACTTGGAGCTGGAGTAGTAGTTCACGCCCAGCACGTCGATCGGCTGCTTGATGATCTCCAGGTCGCCCGGCTCCACGGGGATCTCCACCCCGCGCGCGGACAGGTCCGCCACCACGTCGGCCGGGTACTCGCCGCGCACCAGCGGGTCGAGGTAGATCCGGCGGGACAGGCCGTCCGCCCGGCGGGCCGCGTCGTGGTCGGCCGCGCTGTCGGTGGCGGGGCTGGCGTGGCTCATGTTCAGCGTGATGCCGAACTCCATGGGCTCCCCGGCCGCCTCGCGCATCCGCTGCGTGGCCAGGCCGTGGCCGAGCAGCAGGTGGTGCACGGCGTGGATGGCGGCGCCGAAGTCCTGCCTGCCGGGCGCCTGGCGGCCCTCGTAGTAGCCGAGCATCGCCGAGCACCACGGCTCGTTGAGCGTGGTCCAGTTGCGCACCCGGTCCGACAGCGCGTCGAACACGAGCATCGAGTAGTCGGCGAACCGGTAGGCGGTGTCGCGGACCGGCCAGCCGCCCGCGTCCTCCAGCTCCTGCGGCAGGTCCCAGTGGTAGAGCGTGACCCACGGGTCGATGCCCTTGGCCAGCAGCTCGTCCACCAGCCGGTCGTAGAACGCCATGCCGGGCGCGTTGACCGGGCCCTTGCCGCCCGGCTGCACGCGCGGCCAGGCGACGGAGAACCGGTAGGTGTCCACGCCGAGGGAGCCGATCAGCGCGACGTCCTCGGGCATCCGGTGGTAGTGGTCGCACGCGACGTCGCCGTTGTCGCCGTTGTGCACCATGCCGGGCGTGCGGCAGTAGGTGTCCCAGATGGACGGTCCGCGACCGTCCTCCTCATGAGCTCCCTCGATCTGGTACGCGGAAGTCGCCACGCCCCAGCGGAACGAGGCGGGCAGGGTGTCGATCGCGGGGTCGAGCCCGACGGTCGACGCCGTGGTGTCGGTTGAACTCTCCACTTGGGGAAACTCCTCTGGAGGTCGGAACCC
It contains:
- a CDS encoding HAD family hydrolase codes for the protein MLEVVDNGSAPRLVVFDLDGTLYPRELYTGLVLDVIGAMFVELRGEPPDRAAREVAELRELMRTDWSRTSATAFVLAHGVGVDQWREYRDAHLSIADGVRPDERVVRELARLRAVVPIALLTNNTTGAAEAILDRIGVGARGFTAVVSADDVGGRPKPDPGAFRVVLERFGVDARHAWGVGDRYDIDIKPLRELGGAGIAVDGPADLPAAVDHLVGLLSSG
- a CDS encoding DUF305 domain-containing protein, giving the protein MTTIPSTPGRLRVLWGAALLILAACAPAPTPAPPAEASPFNATDTAWIQLMIPMNEQLLPALALAPPGLAPLAAELKVSHEEELVQLKRLRARAGLSDENPHAGHQMPGLVSEVDLAGLRLDPTGLPAKLREHLDQSALLARGEQDSGADPETRDLAASIGAARAEQTSRLGAVSP
- a CDS encoding DUF1996 domain-containing protein, with the protein product MSRKLRALAATAAVGLLTSVLAVVTQPAQADELVTHHEFQANCSVTVHRPDDPIVFPGLPGASHMHTFLGNNSTNASSTNASLKTGQTNCKTPDDKSAYWFPSLYNGDQLIVPDFPQVIYYKSGILKYQEVRSFPAGIRFVVGSPTATQDQFRTAPGAVEGWECGNSSHNWDFPSYCPPGTQLNVRYQAPSCWNGRDLDSADHKSHMAYPDRATLVCPSTHPVPVPMLEFKIAFPVSGDMSRVRLASGRGYTWHYDFMNAWDAPTLQALVSHCVNGGLQCDPRGYDQYKPQRGAALGPDYRLPR
- a CDS encoding discoidin domain-containing protein, which produces MYRLRSASRVLATLLGSALLVGLAVVPGTANAAPVLLSQGKPATASSTEGAGTPASAAVDGNAGTRWASAWSDPQWLRVDLGATSALSRVELDWEAAYATSFQVQVSDDGATWTPVHTTTAGTGGKQGFTVTGSGRYVRVHGTQRANGYGYSLWEFRVYGTQGDTPPPGTGVHVTGSQGNWQLMVDGRPWTVKGLTWGPPAADAARYMPELKSMGVNTLRTWGTDATTKPLLDASAANGIKVMAGFWLQPGGGPGSGGCVNYVTDATYKNDMMTTIKQWVTTYKDHPGVLMWNVGNESILGLQNCYSGAELENQRVAYAKYVNEAARAIHAIDTNHPVTNTDAWTGAWTYLKAHAPDLDLYSVNSYGNVCQVRQDWVNGGHTKPYILTEAGPAGEWEVPNDVNGVPSEPTDVQKRDGYTRAWECITGHTGVSFGGTLFHYGTEYDFGAVWFNLTPAGKKRLSFYAVQRAFGGATPANTPPVISAMNLPTSVAAGAQLTIDVAASDPNGDAIAWSAAFNSKYIDNSGGLGFTPVQVDGNRLTVTAPDRLGVWKVYVMAEDGRGNIGIETKSVRVVAPQPAGVNVARGKAATASSYQQVGDGAPFPPSNAVDGNAGTRWATDWSDPQWLRVDLGAVTTFQHVQLVWEGAYGRAYEIQVSDDGTTWRSVYGTTTGNGGVDSIDVTATGRYVRLHATQRGTGWGYSLYELGVYRR
- a CDS encoding GH1 family beta-glucosidase, with the translated sequence MESSTDTTASTVGLDPAIDTLPASFRWGVATSAYQIEGAHEEDGRGPSIWDTYCRTPGMVHNGDNGDVACDHYHRMPEDVALIGSLGVDTYRFSVAWPRVQPGGKGPVNAPGMAFYDRLVDELLAKGIDPWVTLYHWDLPQELEDAGGWPVRDTAYRFADYSMLVFDALSDRVRNWTTLNEPWCSAMLGYYEGRQAPGRQDFGAAIHAVHHLLLGHGLATQRMREAAGEPMEFGITLNMSHASPATDSAADHDAARRADGLSRRIYLDPLVRGEYPADVVADLSARGVEIPVEPGDLEIIKQPIDVLGVNYYSSSKFSGVDEAGNTEDADGVPVCREVRYGRPVTAMDWEIVPEGFTNLLVQIGEDYPGVPMVITENGAAFDDEADESGFVRDDDRTAYLDSHIAAVAKARTAGADVRGYFAWSLMDNFEWSYGYDKRFGLVHVDYDTQVRTLKSSALWYRDTIRRVRGS